A genomic region of Bombus terrestris chromosome 12, iyBomTerr1.2, whole genome shotgun sequence contains the following coding sequences:
- the LOC100647749 gene encoding zinc transporter ZIP9 isoform X1: MEESTILWMLSLVMLVGSCIAGSLPLVMNLSEDKLQLVSILGAGLLVGTALAVIIPEGIRALFTDGSNSDQGVQSDPHSLIGISLILGFVFMLLIDQCSARRSGVRERSVTATLGLVVHAAADGVALGAAATTSEADVEIIVFLAIMLHKAPAAFGLVSFLLHEGVDRKKIGRHLLVFSLAAPCLALVTYFGIGKEGKETLSNVNATGVAMLFSAGTFLYVATVHVLPELMTRNSGNYTHLPTAENVAVSSSGLKVKEILVLVLGSLLPVLITNGHHH; this comes from the exons ATGGAAGAAAGTACAATACTATGGATGCTTTCACTGGTAATGTTAGTCGGTTCCTGTATAGCTGGATCCTTGCCATTAGTCATGAATTTATCTGAG GATAAATTACAACTGGTTTCGATACTTGGTGCTGGACTTCTTGTAGGCACTGCGCTAGCTGTGATTATACCTGAAGGTATAAGAGCATTGTTTACTGATGGAAGCAATAGTGATCAAGGAGTTCAAA GTGATCCTCACTCCTTAATAGGTATTAGTTTAATACTTGGTTTTGTATTTATGCTACTGATTGATCAATGTTCAGCTAGAAGAAGTGGAGTAAGAGAAAGGAGTGTCACTGCCACCTTAGGTCTTGTAGTTCATGCAGCAGCTGATGGAGTAGCATTAGGAGCTGCTGCAACTACATCAGAGGCTGATGTagaaataattgtttttttagcaataatgttacataag GCACCTGCTGCATTTGGTCTGGTATCATTTTTACTACATGAGGGAGTAGATAGAAAAAAAATTGGTAGACATCTTTTAGTATTTTCTTTAGCTGCACCTTGTCTTGCTCTTGTAACATATTTTGGTATTGGGAAg gaaGGGAAAGAAACACTTAGTAATGTTAATGCAACTGGAGTAGCAATGTTATTTAGTGCAGGTACATTCCTATATGTTGCAACAGTACATGTTTTACCAGAACTAATGACAAGAAATAGTGGCAACTATACACATCTACCAACTGCCGAAAATGTTGCAGTGTCTTCTTCTGGACTAAAAgttaaagaaatattagtttTAGTATTGGGCTCCCTTTTACCTGTATTAATTACGAATGGTCATCATCATTGA
- the LOC100647749 gene encoding zinc transporter ZIP9 isoform X2, whose product MLLIDQCSARRSGVRERSVTATLGLVVHAAADGVALGAAATTSEADVEIIVFLAIMLHKAPAAFGLVSFLLHEGVDRKKIGRHLLVFSLAAPCLALVTYFGIGKEGKETLSNVNATGVAMLFSAGTFLYVATVHVLPELMTRNSGNYTHLPTAENVAVSSSGLKVKEILVLVLGSLLPVLITNGHHH is encoded by the exons ATGCTACTGATTGATCAATGTTCAGCTAGAAGAAGTGGAGTAAGAGAAAGGAGTGTCACTGCCACCTTAGGTCTTGTAGTTCATGCAGCAGCTGATGGAGTAGCATTAGGAGCTGCTGCAACTACATCAGAGGCTGATGTagaaataattgtttttttagcaataatgttacataag GCACCTGCTGCATTTGGTCTGGTATCATTTTTACTACATGAGGGAGTAGATAGAAAAAAAATTGGTAGACATCTTTTAGTATTTTCTTTAGCTGCACCTTGTCTTGCTCTTGTAACATATTTTGGTATTGGGAAg gaaGGGAAAGAAACACTTAGTAATGTTAATGCAACTGGAGTAGCAATGTTATTTAGTGCAGGTACATTCCTATATGTTGCAACAGTACATGTTTTACCAGAACTAATGACAAGAAATAGTGGCAACTATACACATCTACCAACTGCCGAAAATGTTGCAGTGTCTTCTTCTGGACTAAAAgttaaagaaatattagtttTAGTATTGGGCTCCCTTTTACCTGTATTAATTACGAATGGTCATCATCATTGA
- the LOC100647635 gene encoding serine/threonine-protein kinase SIK3 isoform X1: protein MASATTSHNEVSQEFSVNKLIRVGYYELEKTIGKGNFAVVKMATHVVTKSKVAIKIIDKTKLNEENLAKIFREVHIMKRLRHPHIIRLYQVMETEKMIYLVTEYAPGGEIFDHLVRNGRMPEPEARRIFRQIVLAVRYLHQQRVVHRDLKAENLLLDADNNIKLADFGFSNEYTPGVPLSTWCGSPPYAAPEIFEGKHYDGPRADVWSLGVVLYVLVCGALPFDGPTMQLLRSVVISGKFRIPFFMSAECEKLIRHMLVVEPERRLSISQILAHSWMGGDGTTEPEPGGCNSENVPPQLNQVVIENMLRLPGLSPETLLKAVQGNAFDHVSAIYNLLVDRLEPTMPSLPSIQSIPGDYAPDGAHQLEKFGDTEAETEERSGLQLTPGTPYHTTRRHTVGPGDTAHQPPTSYPYNYNHTTGDPALRLLPILQYNNTDPQVLPHTNLPLNLPLVQHQPPQNFQIKDQHLLKPPPVMGATGSFGRRASDGGANLHVFYQQHGSNSGGTEDGGWSQPGSREHLQPIQSGSPTLVPCAQSLNVGVNSGNGDANGNNSGSGSGGSDRRRRSGVTAVMQRPVINPEMVMEVEARMNRAYLPSRLLPTHLRGSTHAKKNPLYHTSTVGNRDSYKEPSTHVSTERYSPVRRASEGSGPPGPGIQALQQEYQQLQRLASPSHSPASIPGSPVHERGVAAITQGLSGLTTAAVQGSIVHGTPTQPPATPLDLSPLRHHRSPATTPVSYSPSNSPALDMIQEEHPVEIPRVPPQISVTDLGGQVTLISCSPSPSPSPDSLEDTLPHYSPLPSFIISEPCDPLRPSITRGIGRPLNTSIPTEVEVTLSDESSRLNSEAILGRVKQIIDARAPPKGFVFSREEVKGGGLSLEYPGGVQIELRVCESEEKEVKGIKMRRISGDQLQYSQLCQQLISCITV from the exons ATGGCATCCGCGACGACGTCGCACAATGAAGTTTCGCAAGAATTTTCTGTCAACAAACTTATTCGTGTCGGTTATTACGAATTGGAAAAGACTATTGGCAAGGGAAATTTTGCCGTTGTTAAAATGGCCACCCACGTTGTGACTAAATCGAAG gttgctattaaaataatagataaaacaaaattaaatgaaGAAAATCTAGCAAAAATTTTTCGTGAAGTACATATAATGAAACGATTAAGGCATCCACATATTATAAGATTGTACCAAGTAATGGAAACAGAAAAGATGATATATTTAGTTACTGAATATGCTCCAGGAGGAGAAATATTTGATCACCTTGTACGGAATGGAAGAATGCCAGAACCAGAAGCAAGAAGAATTTTTCGTCAAATTGTTCTTGCTGTTCGTTACCTTCATCAACAGAGAGTTGTTCATCGAGATCTTAAG gcTGAGAATTTACTACTTGATGCagacaataatataaaacttgCAGACTTTGGATTTAGTAATGAATATACTCCAGGTGTTCCACTTAGCACCTGGTGTGGGTCCCCACCATATGCTGCTCCAGAAATTTTTGAAGGAAAGCACTATGATGGCCCAAGGGCTGATGTATGG AGCCTAGGTGTTGTTTTGTATGTGTTGGTTTGTGGTGCATTACCATTTGATGGACCCACAATGCAACTACTACGTTCTGTAGTAATCTCAGGGAAATTCAGAATACCATTTTTTATGTCTGCAG AATGTGAGAAACTGATTAGGCATATGTTGGTAGTAGAACCAGAACGACGTTTAAGTATTTCACAAATTTTAGCACACTCTTGGATGGGTGGAGATGGTACAACAGAACCTGAACCAGGAgg GTGTAATTCTGAAAATGTGCCACCACAATTAAATCAGGTAGTGATAGAAAATATGTTAAGATTACCAGGGCTTAGTCCAGAAACATTGTTAAAAGCAGTTCAAGGAAATGCTTTTGACCATGTGTCAGCAATATATAATCTTCTTGTTGACCGATTAGAACCAACAATGCCTAGTTTACCTAGTATTCAAAGTATACCAGGAGATTATGCTCCTGATGGAGCACATCAGTTAGAAAAG TTTGGTGATACAGAAGCAGAAACAGAAGAAAGAAGTGGATTGCAACTTACACCTGGCACACCTTATCACACAACAAGAAGACACACAGTTGGACCTGGTGATACAGCTCATCAGCCACCAACATCATATCCTTATAACTATAACCATACTACAGGCGATCCTGCATTACGACTCCTTCCTATActacaatataataatactgATCCTCAAGTGTTACCTCATACAAATCTACCCTTAAACCTTCCTTTAGTACAACATCAACCTCCTCAAAACTTTCAAATCAAAGATCAACATTTATTAAAGCCTCCTCCTGTGATGGGAGCAA cAGGGAGTTTTGGAAGAAGAGCTTCGGATGGTGGAGCTAATCTTCATGTCTTCTATCAACAACATGGCAGCAATTCTGGTGGTACTGAAGATGGAGGATGGAGTCAACCTGGTAGTAGAGAACACTTACAACct ATACAAAGTGGAAGTCCAACTTTGGTACCATGTGCTCAGTCATTAAATGTTGGAGTTAATAGTGGAAATGGTGATGCAAATGGTAATAATAGTGGAAGTGGAAGTGGTGGTAGCGATAGAAGAAGACGAAGTGGTGTTACTGCCGTTATGCAAAGACCAG TTATAAATCCGGAAATGGTAATGGAGGTGGAAGCTAGGATGAATAGAGCTTACCTCCCATCACGGCTGTTACCAACACATCTTAGAGGATCTACACATGCTAAGAAGAATCCATTGTATCATACTAGCACTG TAGGCAACAGAGATTCATATAAGGAACCAAGTACTCATGTTTCTACAGAAAGATATTCTCCTGTTCGAAGAGCATCCGAAGGTTCTGGTCCCCCTGGACCTGGGATTCAGGCACTTCAACAAGAATATCAACAATTGCAAAGGTTAGCGTCACCATCACATAGTCCTGCAAGTATTCCTGGGTCTCCTGTACATGAAAGAGGGGTAGCAGCAATCACACAAG gtTTAAGTGGATTAACTACAGCAGCAGTACAGGGCAGCATAGTTCATGGTACTCCAACACAACCACCAGCAACACCATTAGATTTGAGTCCATTAAGACACCATAGATCACCAGCTACCACACCAGTTAGTTATTCGCCTAGTAACAGTCCAGCTTTGGATATGATTCAAGAAGAACACCCTGTAGAAATACCAAGG GTACCACCTCAAATATCTGTAACAGATCTTGGGGGACAAGTAACACTAATTAGTTGTTCACCTTCACCATCTCCATCGCCTGATTCGCTCGAAGATACGTTACCTCATTACAGTCCTCTTCCTAGCTTCATCATCTCTGAACCATGTGACCCATTGAGACCTAGTATTACACGCGGTATCGGTAGGCCACTAAATACGTCAATACCTACAGAAGTTGAAGTTACATTATCTGATGAATCGAGTAGGTTGAATTCAGAAGCTATACTAGGTCGTGTAAAACAAATTATAGATGCAAGAGCCCCTCCAAAAGGATTTGTCTTCTCTAGAGAAGAAGTGAAAGGTGGCGGGCTTAGTTTAGAATACCCAGGTGGTGTTCAAATTGAACTTAGAGTATGTGAATCAGAAGAGAAGGAAGTAAAAGGCATTAAGATGCGAAGAATTAGTGGGGACCAATTACAGTACAGTCAACTTTGTCAGCAGCTGATCTCGTGTATTACTGTTTGA
- the LOC100647635 gene encoding serine/threonine-protein kinase SIK3 isoform X2, which produces MASATTSHNEVSQEFSVNKLIRVGYYELEKTIGKGNFAVVKMATHVVTKSKVAIKIIDKTKLNEENLAKIFREVHIMKRLRHPHIIRLYQVMETEKMIYLVTEYAPGGEIFDHLVRNGRMPEPEARRIFRQIVLAVRYLHQQRVVHRDLKAENLLLDADNNIKLADFGFSNEYTPGVPLSTWCGSPPYAAPEIFEGKHYDGPRADVWSLGVVLYVLVCGALPFDGPTMQLLRSVVISGKFRIPFFMSAECEKLIRHMLVVEPERRLSISQILAHSWMGGDGTTEPEPGGCNSENVPPQLNQVVIENMLRLPGLSPETLLKAVQGNAFDHVSAIYNLLVDRLEPTMPSLPSIQSIPGDYAPDGAHQLEKFGDTEAETEERSGLQLTPGTPYHTTRRHTVGPGDTAHQPPTSYPYNYNHTTGDPALRLLPILQYNNTDPQVLPHTNLPLNLPLVQHQPPQNFQIKDQHLLKPPPVMGATGSFGRRASDGGANLHVFYQQHGSNSGGTEDGGWSQPGSREHLQPIQSGSPTLVPCAQSLNVGVNSGNGDANGNNSGSGSGGSDRRRRSGVTAVMQRPVINPEMVMEVEARMNRAYLPSRLLPTHLRGSTHAKKNPLYHTSTGNRDSYKEPSTHVSTERYSPVRRASEGSGPPGPGIQALQQEYQQLQRLASPSHSPASIPGSPVHERGVAAITQGLSGLTTAAVQGSIVHGTPTQPPATPLDLSPLRHHRSPATTPVSYSPSNSPALDMIQEEHPVEIPRVPPQISVTDLGGQVTLISCSPSPSPSPDSLEDTLPHYSPLPSFIISEPCDPLRPSITRGIGRPLNTSIPTEVEVTLSDESSRLNSEAILGRVKQIIDARAPPKGFVFSREEVKGGGLSLEYPGGVQIELRVCESEEKEVKGIKMRRISGDQLQYSQLCQQLISCITV; this is translated from the exons ATGGCATCCGCGACGACGTCGCACAATGAAGTTTCGCAAGAATTTTCTGTCAACAAACTTATTCGTGTCGGTTATTACGAATTGGAAAAGACTATTGGCAAGGGAAATTTTGCCGTTGTTAAAATGGCCACCCACGTTGTGACTAAATCGAAG gttgctattaaaataatagataaaacaaaattaaatgaaGAAAATCTAGCAAAAATTTTTCGTGAAGTACATATAATGAAACGATTAAGGCATCCACATATTATAAGATTGTACCAAGTAATGGAAACAGAAAAGATGATATATTTAGTTACTGAATATGCTCCAGGAGGAGAAATATTTGATCACCTTGTACGGAATGGAAGAATGCCAGAACCAGAAGCAAGAAGAATTTTTCGTCAAATTGTTCTTGCTGTTCGTTACCTTCATCAACAGAGAGTTGTTCATCGAGATCTTAAG gcTGAGAATTTACTACTTGATGCagacaataatataaaacttgCAGACTTTGGATTTAGTAATGAATATACTCCAGGTGTTCCACTTAGCACCTGGTGTGGGTCCCCACCATATGCTGCTCCAGAAATTTTTGAAGGAAAGCACTATGATGGCCCAAGGGCTGATGTATGG AGCCTAGGTGTTGTTTTGTATGTGTTGGTTTGTGGTGCATTACCATTTGATGGACCCACAATGCAACTACTACGTTCTGTAGTAATCTCAGGGAAATTCAGAATACCATTTTTTATGTCTGCAG AATGTGAGAAACTGATTAGGCATATGTTGGTAGTAGAACCAGAACGACGTTTAAGTATTTCACAAATTTTAGCACACTCTTGGATGGGTGGAGATGGTACAACAGAACCTGAACCAGGAgg GTGTAATTCTGAAAATGTGCCACCACAATTAAATCAGGTAGTGATAGAAAATATGTTAAGATTACCAGGGCTTAGTCCAGAAACATTGTTAAAAGCAGTTCAAGGAAATGCTTTTGACCATGTGTCAGCAATATATAATCTTCTTGTTGACCGATTAGAACCAACAATGCCTAGTTTACCTAGTATTCAAAGTATACCAGGAGATTATGCTCCTGATGGAGCACATCAGTTAGAAAAG TTTGGTGATACAGAAGCAGAAACAGAAGAAAGAAGTGGATTGCAACTTACACCTGGCACACCTTATCACACAACAAGAAGACACACAGTTGGACCTGGTGATACAGCTCATCAGCCACCAACATCATATCCTTATAACTATAACCATACTACAGGCGATCCTGCATTACGACTCCTTCCTATActacaatataataatactgATCCTCAAGTGTTACCTCATACAAATCTACCCTTAAACCTTCCTTTAGTACAACATCAACCTCCTCAAAACTTTCAAATCAAAGATCAACATTTATTAAAGCCTCCTCCTGTGATGGGAGCAA cAGGGAGTTTTGGAAGAAGAGCTTCGGATGGTGGAGCTAATCTTCATGTCTTCTATCAACAACATGGCAGCAATTCTGGTGGTACTGAAGATGGAGGATGGAGTCAACCTGGTAGTAGAGAACACTTACAACct ATACAAAGTGGAAGTCCAACTTTGGTACCATGTGCTCAGTCATTAAATGTTGGAGTTAATAGTGGAAATGGTGATGCAAATGGTAATAATAGTGGAAGTGGAAGTGGTGGTAGCGATAGAAGAAGACGAAGTGGTGTTACTGCCGTTATGCAAAGACCAG TTATAAATCCGGAAATGGTAATGGAGGTGGAAGCTAGGATGAATAGAGCTTACCTCCCATCACGGCTGTTACCAACACATCTTAGAGGATCTACACATGCTAAGAAGAATCCATTGTATCATACTAGCACTG GCAACAGAGATTCATATAAGGAACCAAGTACTCATGTTTCTACAGAAAGATATTCTCCTGTTCGAAGAGCATCCGAAGGTTCTGGTCCCCCTGGACCTGGGATTCAGGCACTTCAACAAGAATATCAACAATTGCAAAGGTTAGCGTCACCATCACATAGTCCTGCAAGTATTCCTGGGTCTCCTGTACATGAAAGAGGGGTAGCAGCAATCACACAAG gtTTAAGTGGATTAACTACAGCAGCAGTACAGGGCAGCATAGTTCATGGTACTCCAACACAACCACCAGCAACACCATTAGATTTGAGTCCATTAAGACACCATAGATCACCAGCTACCACACCAGTTAGTTATTCGCCTAGTAACAGTCCAGCTTTGGATATGATTCAAGAAGAACACCCTGTAGAAATACCAAGG GTACCACCTCAAATATCTGTAACAGATCTTGGGGGACAAGTAACACTAATTAGTTGTTCACCTTCACCATCTCCATCGCCTGATTCGCTCGAAGATACGTTACCTCATTACAGTCCTCTTCCTAGCTTCATCATCTCTGAACCATGTGACCCATTGAGACCTAGTATTACACGCGGTATCGGTAGGCCACTAAATACGTCAATACCTACAGAAGTTGAAGTTACATTATCTGATGAATCGAGTAGGTTGAATTCAGAAGCTATACTAGGTCGTGTAAAACAAATTATAGATGCAAGAGCCCCTCCAAAAGGATTTGTCTTCTCTAGAGAAGAAGTGAAAGGTGGCGGGCTTAGTTTAGAATACCCAGGTGGTGTTCAAATTGAACTTAGAGTATGTGAATCAGAAGAGAAGGAAGTAAAAGGCATTAAGATGCGAAGAATTAGTGGGGACCAATTACAGTACAGTCAACTTTGTCAGCAGCTGATCTCGTGTATTACTGTTTGA
- the LOC100647635 gene encoding serine/threonine-protein kinase SIK3 isoform X3, with the protein MASATTSHNEVSQEFSVNKLIRVGYYELEKTIGKGNFAVVKMATHVVTKSKVAIKIIDKTKLNEENLAKIFREVHIMKRLRHPHIIRLYQVMETEKMIYLVTEYAPGGEIFDHLVRNGRMPEPEARRIFRQIVLAVRYLHQQRVVHRDLKAENLLLDADNNIKLADFGFSNEYTPGVPLSTWCGSPPYAAPEIFEGKHYDGPRADVWSLGVVLYVLVCGALPFDGPTMQLLRSVVISGKFRIPFFMSAECEKLIRHMLVVEPERRLSISQILAHSWMGGDGTTEPEPGGCNSENVPPQLNQVVIENMLRLPGLSPETLLKAVQGNAFDHVSAIYNLLVDRLEPTMPSLPSIQSIPGDYAPDGAHQLEKFGDTEAETEERSGLQLTPGTPYHTTRRHTVGPGDTAHQPPTSYPYNYNHTTGDPALRLLPILQYNNTDPQVLPHTNLPLNLPLVQHQPPQNFQIKDQHLLKPPPVMGATGSFGRRASDGGANLHVFYQQHGSNSGGTEDGGWSQPGSREHLQPIQSGSPTLVPCAQSLNVGVNSGNGDANGNNSGSGSGGSDRRRRSGVTAVMQRPGNRDSYKEPSTHVSTERYSPVRRASEGSGPPGPGIQALQQEYQQLQRLASPSHSPASIPGSPVHERGVAAITQGLSGLTTAAVQGSIVHGTPTQPPATPLDLSPLRHHRSPATTPVSYSPSNSPALDMIQEEHPVEIPRVPPQISVTDLGGQVTLISCSPSPSPSPDSLEDTLPHYSPLPSFIISEPCDPLRPSITRGIGRPLNTSIPTEVEVTLSDESSRLNSEAILGRVKQIIDARAPPKGFVFSREEVKGGGLSLEYPGGVQIELRVCESEEKEVKGIKMRRISGDQLQYSQLCQQLISCITV; encoded by the exons ATGGCATCCGCGACGACGTCGCACAATGAAGTTTCGCAAGAATTTTCTGTCAACAAACTTATTCGTGTCGGTTATTACGAATTGGAAAAGACTATTGGCAAGGGAAATTTTGCCGTTGTTAAAATGGCCACCCACGTTGTGACTAAATCGAAG gttgctattaaaataatagataaaacaaaattaaatgaaGAAAATCTAGCAAAAATTTTTCGTGAAGTACATATAATGAAACGATTAAGGCATCCACATATTATAAGATTGTACCAAGTAATGGAAACAGAAAAGATGATATATTTAGTTACTGAATATGCTCCAGGAGGAGAAATATTTGATCACCTTGTACGGAATGGAAGAATGCCAGAACCAGAAGCAAGAAGAATTTTTCGTCAAATTGTTCTTGCTGTTCGTTACCTTCATCAACAGAGAGTTGTTCATCGAGATCTTAAG gcTGAGAATTTACTACTTGATGCagacaataatataaaacttgCAGACTTTGGATTTAGTAATGAATATACTCCAGGTGTTCCACTTAGCACCTGGTGTGGGTCCCCACCATATGCTGCTCCAGAAATTTTTGAAGGAAAGCACTATGATGGCCCAAGGGCTGATGTATGG AGCCTAGGTGTTGTTTTGTATGTGTTGGTTTGTGGTGCATTACCATTTGATGGACCCACAATGCAACTACTACGTTCTGTAGTAATCTCAGGGAAATTCAGAATACCATTTTTTATGTCTGCAG AATGTGAGAAACTGATTAGGCATATGTTGGTAGTAGAACCAGAACGACGTTTAAGTATTTCACAAATTTTAGCACACTCTTGGATGGGTGGAGATGGTACAACAGAACCTGAACCAGGAgg GTGTAATTCTGAAAATGTGCCACCACAATTAAATCAGGTAGTGATAGAAAATATGTTAAGATTACCAGGGCTTAGTCCAGAAACATTGTTAAAAGCAGTTCAAGGAAATGCTTTTGACCATGTGTCAGCAATATATAATCTTCTTGTTGACCGATTAGAACCAACAATGCCTAGTTTACCTAGTATTCAAAGTATACCAGGAGATTATGCTCCTGATGGAGCACATCAGTTAGAAAAG TTTGGTGATACAGAAGCAGAAACAGAAGAAAGAAGTGGATTGCAACTTACACCTGGCACACCTTATCACACAACAAGAAGACACACAGTTGGACCTGGTGATACAGCTCATCAGCCACCAACATCATATCCTTATAACTATAACCATACTACAGGCGATCCTGCATTACGACTCCTTCCTATActacaatataataatactgATCCTCAAGTGTTACCTCATACAAATCTACCCTTAAACCTTCCTTTAGTACAACATCAACCTCCTCAAAACTTTCAAATCAAAGATCAACATTTATTAAAGCCTCCTCCTGTGATGGGAGCAA cAGGGAGTTTTGGAAGAAGAGCTTCGGATGGTGGAGCTAATCTTCATGTCTTCTATCAACAACATGGCAGCAATTCTGGTGGTACTGAAGATGGAGGATGGAGTCAACCTGGTAGTAGAGAACACTTACAACct ATACAAAGTGGAAGTCCAACTTTGGTACCATGTGCTCAGTCATTAAATGTTGGAGTTAATAGTGGAAATGGTGATGCAAATGGTAATAATAGTGGAAGTGGAAGTGGTGGTAGCGATAGAAGAAGACGAAGTGGTGTTACTGCCGTTATGCAAAGACCAG GCAACAGAGATTCATATAAGGAACCAAGTACTCATGTTTCTACAGAAAGATATTCTCCTGTTCGAAGAGCATCCGAAGGTTCTGGTCCCCCTGGACCTGGGATTCAGGCACTTCAACAAGAATATCAACAATTGCAAAGGTTAGCGTCACCATCACATAGTCCTGCAAGTATTCCTGGGTCTCCTGTACATGAAAGAGGGGTAGCAGCAATCACACAAG gtTTAAGTGGATTAACTACAGCAGCAGTACAGGGCAGCATAGTTCATGGTACTCCAACACAACCACCAGCAACACCATTAGATTTGAGTCCATTAAGACACCATAGATCACCAGCTACCACACCAGTTAGTTATTCGCCTAGTAACAGTCCAGCTTTGGATATGATTCAAGAAGAACACCCTGTAGAAATACCAAGG GTACCACCTCAAATATCTGTAACAGATCTTGGGGGACAAGTAACACTAATTAGTTGTTCACCTTCACCATCTCCATCGCCTGATTCGCTCGAAGATACGTTACCTCATTACAGTCCTCTTCCTAGCTTCATCATCTCTGAACCATGTGACCCATTGAGACCTAGTATTACACGCGGTATCGGTAGGCCACTAAATACGTCAATACCTACAGAAGTTGAAGTTACATTATCTGATGAATCGAGTAGGTTGAATTCAGAAGCTATACTAGGTCGTGTAAAACAAATTATAGATGCAAGAGCCCCTCCAAAAGGATTTGTCTTCTCTAGAGAAGAAGTGAAAGGTGGCGGGCTTAGTTTAGAATACCCAGGTGGTGTTCAAATTGAACTTAGAGTATGTGAATCAGAAGAGAAGGAAGTAAAAGGCATTAAGATGCGAAGAATTAGTGGGGACCAATTACAGTACAGTCAACTTTGTCAGCAGCTGATCTCGTGTATTACTGTTTGA